In Penicillium psychrofluorescens genome assembly, chromosome: 5, a single window of DNA contains:
- a CDS encoding uncharacterized protein (ID:PFLUO_007622-T1.cds;~source:funannotate), with protein MSQPNPHERIQVDTSDDDFDVQSLTGSDLSFASSVRDYCYENGRRYHAYRPGAYPFPNDEEEQDRLALAHHLFKLLTGGDLYRAPLLRNGDSPLRVLDIGTGTGQWALEMAEDFPNAQIFGTDLSPIQPTWAPPNCRFFIDDAESDWAFAPSEAFDYVHVRSLAGGISDWPRLLRQAYTHLKPGGWFEAQEFNAWVISDDDTHQQAPRTMEWLERLNQASKQFEKPLNIAPSLEQWLQEAGYANVTDDMYKCPVGGWAKNRRLKEIGRIGKAALLEVVEPYTLALFTRVLGDSFPAAQEYMNKVRTELMSGSFHLYVLFHYVYGQKPMTEGQTVAP; from the exons ATGTCCCAGCCAAATCCCCACGAACGTATTCAGGTCGAT ACGAGCGACGATGACTTCGACGTCCAGTCTCTCACGGGGTCTGACCTATCCTTCGCCTCCTCGGTGCGGGACTACTGCTATGAGAATGGCCGGCGCTACCATGCGTACCGGCCCGGGGCGTACCCGTTCCCcaacgacgaggaagagcaAGACCGCCTCGCCCTAGCGCACCACTTATTCAAGCTCCTCACAGGCGGGGACCTGTACCGCGCGCCCTTGCTGCGCAATGGCGACTCGCCGCTGCGCGTGCTGGACATCGGCACGGGCACGGGCCAATGGGCCCTCGAGATGGCGGAGGATTTCCCCAACGCCCAAATCTTCGGCACGGACTTGTCGCCCATTCAGCCGACCTGGGCGCCGCCGAACTGTCGGTTTTTTATTGACGATGCCGAGAGCGATTGGGCCTTTGCTCCCAGCGAGGCCTTTGACTATGTCCATGTCCGCAGTCTGGCGGGCGGGATCAGTGATTGGCCACGACTGTTGCGTCAGGCCTACACGCATCTGAAGCCCGGTGGGTGGTTTGAGGCTCAGGAATTTAACGCGTGGGTTATATCGGACGATGACACGCACCAGCAAGCGCCTCGGACGATGGAGTGGCTGGAGCGCCTGAACCAGGCCAGTAAGCAGTTTGAAAAGCCTTTGAACATCGCTCCGTCTCTGGAACAGTGGCTCCAGGAGGCCGGCTATGCCAATGTGACCGATGATATGTACAAG TGTCCCGTCGGCGGCTGGGCGAAAAACCGCCGTCTCAAAGAAATCGGCCGAATCGGCAAAGCCGCGCTTCTCGAAGTGGTCGAGCCGTACACCTTGGCTCTGTTCACGCGAGTGCTGGGCGATTCTTTTCCGGCAGCGCAAGAGTACATGAACAAAGTGCGCACGGAGCTGATGAGCGGGTCTTTTCACCTCTACGTGCTGTTCCACTATGTCTACGGACAGAAGCCAATGACCGAGGGCCAGACTGTGGCCCCATGA
- a CDS encoding uncharacterized protein (ID:PFLUO_007625-T1.cds;~source:funannotate), translating to MATSHLDALKRDGFVVVRNLLTPTEVAQYRDIATAATTRTRTGGWPHFRTVPKQFPPWPTTPPPASEGGIWGVQHLLHPEMAGRDQFARCYFSPSILAVAEELMGVSPDQADEALVMELFNLLVAPETKDFELRWHRDDIAETASAEEELKLLAAKSPGGRQSHAQYNLALCPDASLVVVPGSHRRARTDAERSAAPYEPSMPNQLVVELQPGDAVFYDSNILHRGTYRAKPENGDETRLTLHGSLGLKPVDGADADAEEKKKVRATAVLQHGVGAWVHRDDAAFGIGERPEKMRANLVAMGTGEGVGFSLQG from the coding sequence ATGGCCACCTCTCACCTCGACGCCCTCAAGCGCGACGGCTTCGTCGTCGTACGCAACCTACTCACCCCAACCGAGGTGGCCCAATACCGGGACATCGCAACCGCCGCCACAACACGCACCCGCACCGGCGGCTGGCCGCACTTCCGCACGGTGCCCAAGCAATtcccaccatggccgacgacgccgCCCCCCGCCTCAGAGGGCGGCATCTGGGGCGTGCAGCACCTTCTGCACCCCGAGATGGCAGGCCGGGACCAGTTCGCGCGGTGCTACTTCTCGccctccatcctcgccgtcgCGGAGGAGCTGATGGGCGTGTCCCCGGACCAAGCCGACGAGGCCCTCGTCATGGAGCTGTTTAATCTGCTCGTTGCGCCGGAGACCAAGGACTTTGAGCTCCGCTGGCACCGCGACGACATCGCCGAGACGGcgtcggcggaggaagagctgAAATTGCTCGCGGCGAAGAGCCCCGGCGGGAGACAGTCGCATGCGCAGTACAACCTCGCGCTGTGTCCCGATGCCTCGCTGGTAGTGGTGCCGGGCTCGCATAGGCGTGCGCGCACGGATGCCGAGCGCAGCGCGGCGCCGTATGAGCCCTCGATGCCCAATCAGCTGGTGGTCGAGCTGCAGCCCGGTGATGCGGTGTTCTATGATAGCAATATCTTGCACCGTGGCACGTATCGTGCGAAGCCGGAGAATGGGGATGAGACTCGGCTGACGCTGCATGGGAGTTTGGGGTTGAAGCCGGTGGATGGCGCGGATGCTGAtgcggaggagaagaagaaggtgcgTGCTACGGCCGTGTTGCAGCATGGGGTTGGTGCCTGGGTGCATCGGGATGATGCGGCGTTTGGCATTGGGGAGAggccggagaagatgagggcGAATCTGGTGGCGATGGGGACTGGTGAGGGTGTTGGGTTTTCGTTGCAGGGATGA
- a CDS encoding uncharacterized protein (ID:PFLUO_007623-T1.cds;~source:funannotate): protein MPADSKTKSRPQQSCLKCRERKVKCDRHIPCRACLARGLEAECSYLTTAEDRAHINMAEIIERLRREVDDLRDRHTQPAREPSEGSRSAGQPYSFGESGYAHYAHSHAGGEGAESGSLPGSSPSSSMTNSRTVTSPDSTGSDSGVTGFPQHAYSVPTHPHVAELDGSVMMPEAPPFCYSMDAQHIIPSSYTGGMPGLAEMPMSIPMPNMPAAPTSHPYGMDNADYNPPPYQGEHPYNEDSSTWNHKNTSLPHTHPNHNLSSTFHANPQLLSIPPALQSHLYNLAPNSNTPHQPPSSWKGQSNQELLETLLNTIGSCDEQLVAQVVHVVRASPTPEDAVTGICQVLGIGRPGQS from the exons ATGCCCGCCGACTCCAAGACCAAATCCCGCCCCCAACAGTCGTGTCTGAAATGCCGCGAGCGCAAGGTGAAG TGCGACCGCCACATCCCATGTCGCGCATGTCTGGCCCgcggcctcgaggccgagtGCAGTTACCTCACCACGGCCGAGGACCGCGCGCATATCAATATGGCCGAGATCATCGAGCGATTGCGGCGCGAGGTCGACGATCTGCGCGACCGACACACCCAGCCCGCGCGCGAACCGAGTGAGGGAAGTCGTAGCGCTGGCCAACCATACTCATTCGGAGAGTCGGGATATGCCCATTATGCCCATTCACAcgctggcggggagggggCCGAGAGCGGTAGTCTGCCCGGCTCGTCCCCGTCGTCCTCCATGACCAACTCCCGAACCGTGACTAGTCCCGACAGCACGGGCAGTGACAGCGGCGTGACGGGGTTTCCGCAACATGCTTATTCGGTCCCGACACATCCACACGTGGCTGAGTTGGATGGTTCGGTAATGATGCCCGAGGCGCCTCCGTTTTGTT ATTCAATGGACGCACAGCACATAATACCGAGCAGCTATACCGGAGGCATGCCCGGACTGGCAGAGATGCCCATGTCCATACCGATGCCCAATATGCCCGCAGCACCGACAAGCCATCCATATGGGATGGATAACGCAGACTATAATCCGCCCCCCTACCAAGGAGAACATCCCTACAACGAAGACTCCTCAACCTGGAACCACAAGAATACATCATTGCCTCATACACATCCTAATCACAATCTCTCATCTACCTTCCACGCCAATCCCCAATTACTATCAATCCCACCCGCCCTCCAGAGCCACCTATACAATCTCGCGCCGAACTCGAATACCCCCCACCAACCTCCCAGCTCCTGGAAGGGTCAGAGTAATCAGGAACTCCTCGAGACCCTACTGAACACGATCGGGAGCTGTGACGAACAGCTCGTGGCGCAGGTCGTCCACGTCGTGCGCGCGAGTCCCACGCCCGAGGACGCCGTGACCGGCATCTGTCAGGTTCTGGGAATCGGGAGACCTGGACAATCATGA
- a CDS encoding uncharacterized protein (ID:PFLUO_007624-T1.cds;~source:funannotate) — MGFNNWARFECDLNQTLFTETAESMVKRGLQDAGYDRLNLDDCWLQHARSANGSLQWNTTLFPQGLPWLARFAHTRGFHLGIYEDSGNQTCGGYPGSYGHEQQDAETFASWGIDYLKLDGCNVYPEQGRTIGQEYHIRYHKWHEVLSAMAQPLIFSESAPAYFLGNDTAWSKVMDWIPFNGELARHSDDIIVYSGAGSPWKSVMSNYHYSTLLVRYQQPGYYNDPDFLIPDHPRLSADEKRSQFALWASLGAPLIISAYIPGLSDDEIKFLSNKDLIAVDQDPLAQQAALVTRDADFDVLSRTLANGDRVVTVLNRGDHTAETTVSLDRMGLVSGCGFKAKDLVSGEETKVNKALHVRLASHATSVHRLTPPRNCGAIIPTGMVFGTNSGHCLTASGSEVTFETCNAADAQVWNVHGKGSKLSLSPLSDPSLCLAAPGHGSSVSLTKCRGCDETWSHFITGHLQNDEAGGCLTESATGAARIGSCSLDQAGQILGLPSGVELASVEK; from the coding sequence ATGGGGTTCAACAATTGGGCACGTTTCGAATGTGATCTGAACCAGACGCTGTTCACCGAGACGGCCGAGTCGATGGTGAAGCGCGGTCTACAGGACGCAGGCTACGACCGCCTCAACCTCGACGACTGCTGGCTGCAGCACGCGCGCTCCGCCAACGGCTCGCTGCAATGGAACACCACCCTGTTCCCGCAGGGCCTCCCTTGGCTGGCCCGCTTTGCCCACACCCGCGGCTTCCACCTGGGTATCTATGAAGACTCGGGCAACCAGACCTGCGGCGGCTACCCGGGCTCCTACGGGCATGAGCAGCAGGACGCCGAGACCTTCGCCAGCTGGGGGATTGACTATCTCAAGCTCGACGGCTGCAATGTCTACCCCGAGCAGGGCCGCACCATCGGCCAGGAGTACCACATCCGGTACCACAAGTGGCACGAGGTCCTCAGCGCCATGGCGCAGCCGCTGATCTTCTCCGAGTCGGCGCCAGCGTACTTTCTCGGCAACGACACGGCCTGGTCGAAGGTCATGGACTGGATTCCCTTCAATGGAGAGCTGGCGCGGCACTCGGACGATATCATCGTGTACAGTGGCGCGGGCAGCCCCTGGAAGAGCGTCATGTCCAACTACCACTACAGCACCCTGCTCGTGCGCTACCAGCAGCCCGGCTACTACAATGACCCGGACTTTTTGATTCCGGACCACCCCCGCCTGTCGGCCGATGAGAAGCGCTCGCAGTTCGCCCTCTGGGCCTCACTGGGCGCTCCGCTGATCATCAGTGCTTACATTCCGGGCTTGTCGGACGACGAAATCAAGTTCCTCAGCAACAAGGACCTGATCGCCGTGGACCAGGACCCgctggcccagcaggctgCCCTGGTCACCCGGGACGCCGACTTCGACGTGCTCTCCCGCACGCTGGCCAACGGTGACCGCGTGGTGACCGTGCTGAACCGCGGCGACCACACCGCGGAAACCACCGTCTCCCTGGATCGGATGGGACTGGTGTCGGGCTGCGGATTCAAGGCGAAGGATCTTGTGTCTGGTGAGGAAACCAAGGTCAACAAGGCCCTCCACGTCCGACTGGCCAGCCACGCCACCAGCGTGCATCGCCTGACGCCTCCCCGGAACTGCGGCGCCATCATCCCGACCGGCATGGTATTCGGCACCAACTCGGGCCACTGCCTGACCGCCTCTGGCTCCGAGGTCACGTTCGAGACCTGCAACGCAGCCGATGCACAGGTCTGGAACGTCCATGGCAAGGGCAGCAAGTTGTCCCTGAGCCCCCTGTCGGATCCGTCGTTGTGTCTCGCGGCCCCGGGCCATGGATCCAGTGTCTCCCTGACCAAGTGCCGTGGCTGTGACGAGACGTGGTCGCACTTTATCACCGGCCATCTCCAGAATGACGAGGCTGGCGGCTGCTTGACGGAGTCGGCTACTGGCGCGGCCCGAATTGGTTCGTGCTCGTTGGACCAGGCGGGCCAGATCTTGGGACTGCCGAGTGGTGTCGAGCTGGCATCCGTGGAGAAATAA